A single genomic interval of Carassius carassius chromosome 24, fCarCar2.1, whole genome shotgun sequence harbors:
- the si:dkey-87o1.2 gene encoding uncharacterized protein si:dkey-87o1.2 isoform X1 gives MMDKIIFTSVEPSLHSRAMKPQRTKMRAISAMVFLALCALLVIIYQAVQQELNIRTLKTRIIVSGEQVKLKEDGIMAAKVKVEEMNKQLNPLIAQRDQLKKQKDELKKGNADSEKELGTCNSDKGKLEKTNNEAKDVLQKLKESQEAERKKSEEEIEGLKRQVLERDLRICKYVDVTLDEPKKLCAGAI, from the exons ATGATGGACAAAATCATTTTCACATCTGTCGAGCCAAGCCTTCACAGTAGGGCAATGAAACCTCAACGTACTAA GATGAGAGCCATATCGGCAATGGTTTTCCTGGCCTTATGTGCCCTGCTGGTTATAATCTACCAGGCCGTACAGCAGGAGCTCAACATCCGCACCCTGAAAACACGCATTATTGTTTCCGGTGAACAGGTGAAGTTGAAGGAGGATGGGATCATGGCAGCCAAGGTGAAAGTGGAAGAGATGAATAAACAGCTAAATCCTCTGATCGCACAGAGGGATCAACTCAAAAAGCAGAAGGACGAGCTTAAGAAAGGCAATGCTGATTCTGAAAAGGAGCTAGGCACCTGTAATTCTGACAAG GGTAAATTAGAGAAGACGAACAACGAAGCAAAAGATGTACTTCAGAAACTAAAGG AAAGCCAAGAAGCTGAGAGGAAGAAATCTGAGGAGGAGATTGAGGGTCTGAAACGGCAGGTTCTGGAGAGAGATTTAAGGATCTGCAAATATGTGGATGTTACATTGGATGAGCCAAA
- the si:dkey-87o1.2 gene encoding uncharacterized protein si:dkey-87o1.2 isoform X2, with the protein MRAISAMVFLALCALLVIIYQAVQQELNIRTLKTRIIVSGEQVKLKEDGIMAAKVKVEEMNKQLNPLIAQRDQLKKQKDELKKGNADSEKELGTCNSDKGKLEKTNNEAKDVLQKLKESQEAERKKSEEEIEGLKRQVLERDLRICKYVDVTLDEPKKLCAGAI; encoded by the exons ATGAGAGCCATATCGGCAATGGTTTTCCTGGCCTTATGTGCCCTGCTGGTTATAATCTACCAGGCCGTACAGCAGGAGCTCAACATCCGCACCCTGAAAACACGCATTATTGTTTCCGGTGAACAGGTGAAGTTGAAGGAGGATGGGATCATGGCAGCCAAGGTGAAAGTGGAAGAGATGAATAAACAGCTAAATCCTCTGATCGCACAGAGGGATCAACTCAAAAAGCAGAAGGACGAGCTTAAGAAAGGCAATGCTGATTCTGAAAAGGAGCTAGGCACCTGTAATTCTGACAAG GGTAAATTAGAGAAGACGAACAACGAAGCAAAAGATGTACTTCAGAAACTAAAGG AAAGCCAAGAAGCTGAGAGGAAGAAATCTGAGGAGGAGATTGAGGGTCTGAAACGGCAGGTTCTGGAGAGAGATTTAAGGATCTGCAAATATGTGGATGTTACATTGGATGAGCCAAA
- the LOC132103579 gene encoding uncharacterized protein LOC132103579 — protein sequence MKFPALLLAFFLVCSLGIAGYIHSRRKPELQISKQASFQDIKFRVTRDVLEEYKDQLIQGNILLNKTKTEVDTLTKDVSVDKTFAEKKKGDVDTCKGDKKRLTDEIAAAESEKKHIESEFVKEKSHWATEVDSLQNQLVQLSTLCKYIDKTSEEGRKLCNITQEPQQPEAKPKESQAEKPKAEEPNAEQPKPEEPKAEQPKANVQ from the exons ATGAAGTTTCCTGCACTGCTGTTGGCTTTTTTCTTGGTGTGTAGTCTGGGTATCGCTGGCTACATCCATTCCAGACGGAAACCGGAGCTGCAAATAAGTAAACAGGCTTCATTTCAAGATATTAAGTTCAGAGTGACCAGAGATGTTCTGGAAGAATACAAGGATCAGCTGATCCAGGGCAATATACTGCTAAATAAGACTAAAACAGAGGTGGACACTCTAACCAAAGACGTGTCCGTAGacaagacatttgcagagaagaaaAAAGGTGACGTTGATACATGTAAAGGAGACAAG AAACGATTAACAGATGAAATAGCTGCTGCAGAGTCAGAGAAGAAACATATCGAGA GTGAGTTTGTCAAGGAAAAGTCCCATTGGGCAACAGAGGTTGATTCTCTACAAAATCAACTGGTGCAGCTGAGCACACTTTGCAAGTACATCGACAAGACCTCCGAGGAGGGAAG GAAACTGTGTAACATTACCCAAGAGCCACAACAGCCAGAGGCAAAGCCTAAGGAATCACAAGCAGAAAAACCCAAGGCAGAGGAACCCAATGCTGAACAGCCGAAACCTGAGGAACCAAAAGCTGAACAGCCAAAAGCAAATGTGCAGTGA